In the genome of Pogona vitticeps strain Pit_001003342236 chromosome 13, PviZW2.1, whole genome shotgun sequence, one region contains:
- the FOXL3 gene encoding forkhead box L3, whose translation MFDNTQYPYNCFNYDGEDYPTCSSDEEKRFTRPAYSYIALIAMAIQQSPSNKVTLSGIYDFIMKKFPYYRTNQRAWQNSIRHNLSLNSCFVKVPRTEGKDKGKGNYWSFASGCESMLDLFENGNYRRRRRRRNVKREPGGKKLNTENESLPTLGLEKPSFPSMSAPGERVESQSQPLEPHELFPNTPASQESLNSSSVGKSDSEIKFSIDYILSSPDPLPVLRSPYTMQENKHRLLDSQQIHLQFWTM comes from the exons ATGTTTGACAACACTCAGTACCCATACAACTGCTTTAATTATGATGGAGAGGACTACCCAACCTGCAGCTCCGATGAGGAGAAAAGATTCACCCGGCCGGCATACAG CTACATCGCGTTGATTGCAATGGCCATTCAGCAAAGTCCTTCCAACAAGGTCACCCTATCCGGCATTTACGACTTCATCATGAAGAAATTCCCTTACTACCGGACCAACCAGCGGGCCTGGCAGAACTCCATCCGCCACAACCTCTCTCTCAACAGCTGCTTCGTCAAG GTGCCCCGGACAGAAGGCAAGGACAAGGGTAAAGGGAACTACTGGAGTTTTGCCTCAGGATGTGAATCCATGCTGGATTTGTTCGAAAATGGGAATtatcggaggaggaggaggaggagaaatgtgaAACGAGAACCCGGGGGAAAGAAGCTGAACACGGAGAATGAGAGTCTGCCCACGCTGGGCCTGGAGAAACCATCCTTTCCCAGCATGTCTGCTCCTGGTGAGCGTGTGGAATCCCAATCTCAGCCTTTAGAGCCTCACGAACTTTTTCCAAACACCCCCGCCAGCCAAGAGAGCCTAAACAGCTCCTCTGTAGGAAAATCTGactctgaaattaaatttagCATTGATTACATTCTCTCCTCCCCTGACCCTCTTCCTGTGCTGAGGTCTCCATATACCATGCAGGAGAACAAGCACCGCCTCTTGGATTCTCAGCAGATTCATCTTCAGTTTTGGACAATGTAA